Proteins from one Thermosipho japonicus genomic window:
- a CDS encoding pseudouridine synthase — MKGDEIIKLQKYLQMCGFARRKADQYIIAGRVTVNGKVVDKPWFDVKDNDIVMLDNKKLKINQKFEYYVLHKPKGYATTLYDPKQKKTIKELIKHIKTPIKPAGRLDKDATGVLILTNDGKLIDILTNAKYGVKKEYIVKVSGSVNFNDLLKLKKGIYDEGDFLRLEYFDILEKGFDYSIIKVVLIKGKKHEIKRLFKSIGHKVLELKRISHGPVSISIVPNEGDLKKLNGKDLEKLLKLKKGRKNK; from the coding sequence TTGAAGGGAGATGAAATTATTAAATTACAAAAGTATTTGCAAATGTGTGGATTTGCAAGGAGAAAGGCGGATCAATATATAATTGCAGGTAGAGTGACAGTCAATGGAAAAGTTGTTGACAAACCTTGGTTTGATGTAAAAGATAATGATATTGTAATGCTTGATAATAAAAAATTAAAGATAAATCAGAAATTTGAATATTACGTTCTTCATAAGCCAAAAGGTTATGCAACGACTTTGTATGATCCAAAGCAGAAAAAGACAATTAAAGAATTGATAAAGCATATAAAAACACCAATCAAGCCTGCAGGAAGACTTGATAAAGACGCGACGGGAGTTTTGATTTTAACAAACGATGGTAAATTAATAGATATTCTTACAAATGCAAAGTATGGAGTAAAAAAAGAATATATAGTTAAAGTTTCTGGTAGTGTAAATTTTAATGATTTGTTGAAGTTAAAGAAAGGGATATACGATGAAGGAGATTTTTTAAGACTTGAATATTTTGATATTTTAGAAAAAGGTTTTGATTATTCTATTATAAAAGTGGTGCTTATAAAAGGCAAAAAACATGAGATAAAGAGACTTTTTAAATCAATAGGTCACAAAGTACTTGAGCTAAAAAGGATATCTCACGGTCCTGTATCTATTTCAATTGTTCCAAATGAAGGAGATTTAAAGAAATTAAATGGAAAAGATTTAGAAAAACTTTTAAAGCTAAAAAAGGGGAGGAAAAATAAATGA
- a CDS encoding ATP-dependent Clp protease ATP-binding subunit: protein MRYLDERMQELVQQAAERLSQRRQNLLKPEHVLYEILQNENIQKIFETLNVPTEEIEDRLEELIESQYGVYYGSSSGVYMSNELSRIFELSRKESKLLGSSKVSPVHFLLALLKDASTQSAAILSKYNVTYDAVLKAVKELADSGEIDGEGNVLAKYTTDLTKLAKEGKLSPVIGREKEIERVIEILSRKTKNNPVLIGDPGVGKTAIVEGLAQRIVEGKVPEKLKNKKILMLDLGKMLAGSKYRGEFEERLKKVMEEIKKMKDNVILFIDELHTIVGAGAAEGAMDASNMLKPALARGELHAIGATTLEEYRKHIEKDKALARRFQPVLVEEPSVEETIEILKGLRETYEKHHDIKITDDAIEAAAKLSAKYIQDRFMPDKAIDLIDEAAAKVSLRNSDPKLTDLKEKIKSLSEKIDELTINSQYKEAAEMKQQMYKMQQQYEELEKKYGSREVTPETVAKVVESWTGIPATKMMESEKEKLLKFEELVHQRMVDQEEAVKVVADAIRKARAGIKDPNRPIGTFLFLGPSGVGKTELAKTIAELLFGSENALIRIDMSEYMEKHSVARLIGAPPGYVGYDQGGQLTEAVRRKPYSVILLDEVEKAHPEVFNVLLQVFDDGRLTDGKGNTVDFRNTIIIMTSNLASDKILRKVEAGIDFEKIEESVREDLKHYFRPEFINRIDHVVIFKPLTKEHMKEIVEKLVARLEKRLKEKNLKIKLTEKAKEYLAEKGYDPAFGARPLRRLIEREIETPLSVKIIAGEIAEGDIVLVDEENGKLIVEKEKELTK, encoded by the coding sequence ATGAGATATTTAGATGAAAGAATGCAAGAATTAGTCCAGCAAGCGGCAGAACGCTTATCTCAAAGAAGGCAGAACCTATTAAAACCCGAGCATGTACTATATGAAATTCTTCAAAATGAAAACATTCAAAAAATATTTGAAACGCTAAATGTACCTACTGAAGAAATCGAAGATAGGTTAGAAGAATTAATAGAAAGTCAATATGGGGTTTACTATGGTTCATCTTCAGGGGTTTATATGTCAAATGAGCTATCTAGAATTTTTGAACTTTCAAGGAAGGAAAGTAAGTTATTAGGTTCAAGCAAAGTATCACCAGTTCACTTTTTGTTAGCTTTACTAAAAGATGCATCAACTCAAAGTGCGGCTATATTATCAAAGTACAATGTAACTTATGATGCAGTTTTAAAAGCTGTCAAAGAGCTAGCAGACTCTGGAGAAATTGATGGTGAAGGAAATGTATTAGCAAAATATACTACTGATTTAACAAAATTGGCAAAAGAAGGAAAACTTTCTCCAGTTATTGGAAGGGAAAAAGAAATTGAAAGGGTAATTGAAATTCTTTCAAGAAAAACAAAGAACAATCCAGTTCTTATTGGAGATCCAGGTGTTGGAAAAACTGCAATTGTTGAAGGCCTTGCTCAAAGAATTGTTGAAGGTAAAGTTCCTGAAAAGTTGAAGAATAAGAAAATTTTAATGCTTGATTTAGGAAAAATGCTTGCAGGAAGCAAGTACAGAGGAGAATTTGAAGAGCGTTTAAAGAAAGTAATGGAAGAGATTAAGAAAATGAAAGATAATGTTATTCTATTCATTGATGAGCTACACACCATTGTCGGAGCTGGTGCAGCAGAAGGTGCAATGGATGCATCGAATATGCTTAAACCGGCACTTGCAAGAGGAGAACTTCATGCCATAGGTGCAACTACACTTGAAGAATATAGAAAACACATTGAAAAAGACAAGGCTCTTGCAAGAAGATTCCAACCAGTACTTGTTGAAGAACCAAGTGTAGAGGAAACCATAGAGATACTAAAAGGATTGCGCGAAACATATGAAAAACATCATGATATTAAGATAACAGATGATGCTATTGAAGCTGCTGCAAAGCTTTCTGCAAAGTATATCCAGGACAGATTTATGCCAGACAAGGCAATAGATTTAATAGATGAGGCAGCTGCAAAAGTAAGTTTGAGAAATAGTGATCCAAAATTGACTGATTTGAAAGAAAAAATAAAATCTTTGAGTGAAAAAATTGATGAACTTACGATTAATTCACAATATAAAGAAGCTGCGGAGATGAAGCAACAAATGTACAAAATGCAGCAGCAATACGAAGAACTCGAGAAAAAATATGGTTCAAGAGAAGTAACACCTGAAACTGTGGCAAAGGTTGTAGAATCCTGGACTGGAATTCCAGCTACAAAGATGATGGAGTCTGAAAAAGAAAAATTATTAAAATTTGAAGAGCTAGTCCATCAGAGAATGGTAGACCAAGAAGAGGCTGTAAAAGTAGTTGCTGATGCAATAAGAAAGGCAAGAGCCGGCATAAAAGATCCAAATAGGCCAATAGGAACATTCTTATTCCTAGGGCCAAGTGGTGTTGGTAAGACTGAACTTGCAAAAACAATTGCTGAATTACTCTTTGGCTCTGAAAATGCACTCATAAGGATTGATATGAGTGAATACATGGAAAAACACTCAGTTGCAAGACTTATAGGTGCACCTCCAGGATATGTTGGCTACGATCAAGGTGGACAATTAACCGAAGCAGTTAGGAGAAAACCATATAGTGTAATACTTCTTGATGAAGTAGAAAAGGCACATCCTGAGGTATTCAATGTACTCTTACAAGTCTTTGATGATGGTAGACTTACTGATGGTAAAGGTAACACAGTTGATTTTAGAAATACAATAATAATCATGACAAGTAACCTTGCAAGTGATAAGATATTGAGGAAAGTAGAAGCTGGAATTGATTTTGAAAAGATAGAAGAATCTGTACGTGAAGATTTAAAACACTACTTTAGACCAGAGTTTATAAATAGAATAGACCATGTAGTGATATTCAAGCCATTGACAAAAGAGCATATGAAAGAAATTGTAGAAAAATTAGTTGCAAGGCTTGAAAAGAGATTAAAAGAAAAGAATTTAAAGATAAAACTTACAGAAAAAGCAAAGGAATATCTAGCAGAAAAAGGTTACGATCCAGCATTTGGTGCAAGACCACTTAGAAGATTAATAGAGCGAGAAATTGAAACACCACTTTCAGTAAAAATAATTGCTGGAGAAATTGCAGAAGGAGATATTGTACTAGTTGATGAAGAAAACGGGAAATTGATTGTAGAAAAAGAAAAAGAATTGACAAAATAG
- a CDS encoding UvrD-helicase domain-containing protein has translation MSVLEKIRKDINRNYFISASAGTGKTYTITNYYVEILKKYEKENYPEIVDEIVVVTFTRKAAAEMKERIVELVNEEFSKSKNKEYWSKVKNNLSRAIISTIDSFCQRILREENINAKIDPSFSIISNAKMEKYIERAVFLTLRYVFQLFDFDEVSITCNIPSERKKQVKNYLETLKKYKDEIRKLFVNEYKDLNKFMETLKDVLKHWRVEMKRASVPEKLFSIDKIKSRSLEVFKYMLLISKEIYEGYTIDNFEFDFKAVLEKTLDFLEQDEMRKKYQKKFKYIIVDEFQDTNYLQKELFDKLHGEDNYLFYVGDRKQSIYRFRNADVSVFLETQNEFEKRGERVLALKENFRSNHVLVKYFNLISEKKIFSKTIIKNSKNEEVDEFEVFKTISPDLYNKLWYNKEFDESIPMRIYDGEVPALKDKNSRIKYVLVNNGGKKKEEKGEKEALVAAYIIKNLVGKTMTVKEKDGYVKRKIKYSDFVILRSTLSNQEEVYKNVFKKFNIPLHVVSSKGFFERLEIKALLNALYAVQNPNNDFYFTQFFFSPLVLAKFGDYVKVISKNTQLKKEGILDESLFQTAKKIKFDDEKVNKAIEVLEKYSQLKYFIRPAEVLKGLVRELNYFEKLVYFEDFQNAILNVKKLILDASAIDQMAESFSQLVKLIEKLSMENESEAATEDENSDSVKLMTIHASKGLEFKIVILGDLYSEETKSNRNVMFSKERETTYYILRKFFDDLKKETKDDERIFEAIKEFYKDGVYDKTEDRRKLYVAITRASEMFIPIIFKDSKDDTLANYLKLSDQEKEELKGLIGDFEEVEIDVEKDIKFDEESTKQVFEKKDIPQLHLKDLNGLSYKSYISPTTLYGYLGNEKEAKEEDILLLFDEKTSEGSDIHRKLSSVNTISQLRYLEEEKILKVKISDKLESLFEGANIISEWRIVKPFFVNDRRYMLFGIPDKVLFKANKIYVLDFKNVDFKNSKNIEKYKFQIKFYMYLLKDFGVPEKGYIISTKTGEFIEVILEENFEEKIKAAIENFESCKKVKA, from the coding sequence ATGTCTGTATTAGAAAAGATTAGAAAGGATATAAATAGGAATTATTTTATATCTGCATCAGCAGGAACTGGAAAGACATATACAATAACAAATTATTATGTAGAAATATTGAAAAAATATGAAAAAGAAAACTATCCAGAGATAGTTGATGAAATTGTAGTTGTTACTTTTACAAGAAAAGCAGCAGCTGAAATGAAAGAAAGAATTGTGGAACTTGTCAATGAAGAATTTTCAAAGTCTAAAAATAAAGAGTATTGGTCAAAGGTGAAAAATAATTTATCAAGAGCCATAATCTCTACAATAGATAGTTTTTGCCAAAGAATTTTAAGAGAAGAAAATATTAATGCAAAGATTGATCCAAGCTTTTCTATAATAAGCAATGCAAAGATGGAAAAATACATTGAAAGAGCTGTTTTTTTAACTTTAAGATATGTATTTCAGTTATTTGATTTTGATGAAGTTAGTATAACTTGCAATATACCTAGTGAAAGAAAAAAACAGGTAAAAAATTATCTTGAAACTTTAAAAAAATACAAAGATGAGATAAGAAAATTGTTTGTAAATGAATATAAAGATCTTAACAAATTTATGGAAACTTTAAAAGATGTGCTTAAACATTGGAGAGTTGAAATGAAGAGGGCCTCTGTGCCTGAAAAATTATTTAGTATTGATAAGATAAAATCAAGAAGTCTTGAGGTATTTAAGTACATGCTTCTTATTTCGAAAGAAATATATGAAGGATATACTATAGATAATTTTGAATTTGATTTTAAGGCGGTTCTAGAAAAGACATTGGATTTCCTTGAACAAGATGAGATGAGAAAAAAATATCAAAAGAAATTTAAGTACATCATTGTTGATGAATTTCAGGATACAAATTATCTACAAAAAGAGCTTTTTGATAAACTTCATGGAGAAGATAATTATTTGTTCTATGTTGGAGATAGAAAACAATCAATTTATAGGTTTAGAAATGCAGATGTCTCTGTGTTTTTAGAAACTCAAAATGAATTTGAAAAGCGTGGAGAAAGAGTTCTTGCGCTCAAGGAAAATTTCAGATCTAACCATGTCTTAGTAAAATATTTTAACTTAATATCTGAAAAAAAGATATTTAGCAAGACTATAATAAAAAATTCTAAAAATGAGGAAGTAGATGAATTTGAAGTATTTAAGACTATTTCACCAGATTTGTACAATAAACTTTGGTATAACAAAGAATTTGATGAATCAATTCCTATGAGAATATATGATGGGGAGGTTCCAGCTTTAAAAGATAAAAATTCAAGAATAAAATATGTACTAGTTAATAATGGTGGTAAAAAGAAAGAAGAAAAAGGAGAAAAGGAAGCATTGGTTGCAGCGTATATAATAAAAAATCTTGTTGGTAAAACTATGACTGTAAAAGAAAAAGATGGTTATGTAAAGAGAAAGATAAAGTATTCAGATTTTGTTATTCTTCGGTCAACTCTTAGTAATCAAGAAGAGGTATACAAGAATGTTTTTAAAAAATTTAATATTCCACTTCACGTTGTTTCAAGTAAAGGTTTTTTTGAAAGGCTTGAAATAAAGGCGCTTTTAAATGCTTTATATGCTGTACAAAACCCAAATAATGATTTTTACTTTACACAATTTTTCTTTTCACCACTGGTTCTTGCAAAGTTTGGAGATTATGTAAAAGTTATTTCAAAAAATACTCAATTAAAAAAAGAAGGAATTTTAGATGAGTCTCTTTTTCAAACAGCTAAAAAGATTAAATTTGATGATGAAAAAGTAAATAAAGCAATTGAAGTGCTAGAGAAATACTCCCAACTTAAATACTTTATTAGACCTGCTGAAGTTTTAAAAGGGCTTGTAAGAGAGCTAAATTACTTTGAAAAACTCGTCTATTTTGAAGATTTTCAAAATGCAATATTAAATGTAAAAAAGCTTATTTTAGATGCATCTGCAATTGATCAGATGGCAGAATCTTTTTCACAACTTGTAAAGTTAATTGAAAAACTTTCTATGGAGAATGAATCTGAAGCAGCAACGGAAGATGAAAATTCAGATAGTGTAAAACTTATGACAATACATGCATCAAAGGGTCTTGAATTTAAGATAGTGATTTTAGGAGATCTTTATTCAGAAGAGACAAAATCTAATAGAAATGTAATGTTTTCAAAGGAAAGAGAAACGACATATTACATTTTAAGAAAATTTTTTGATGATTTAAAGAAAGAAACAAAGGATGATGAAAGAATATTTGAGGCGATAAAGGAATTTTACAAAGATGGAGTATACGACAAAACAGAAGATAGGAGAAAGCTGTATGTTGCTATTACAAGAGCCTCTGAAATGTTTATACCAATTATATTTAAGGATTCTAAAGATGATACCTTGGCAAATTATCTGAAACTTTCAGATCAGGAAAAAGAAGAATTAAAGGGGTTAATTGGTGATTTTGAGGAAGTAGAAATTGACGTTGAAAAAGATATAAAATTTGATGAAGAAAGTACAAAGCAAGTATTTGAAAAGAAGGATATACCACAATTGCATCTTAAAGATTTAAACGGACTGTCGTATAAATCTTATATTTCACCGACTACTTTGTATGGATATCTTGGAAATGAGAAAGAGGCGAAAGAAGAAGATATTTTACTTTTATTTGATGAAAAAACTTCTGAAGGTTCAGATATACACAGAAAACTTTCTTCTGTAAATACTATTTCTCAATTAAGATACCTTGAAGAGGAAAAGATTTTAAAAGTGAAAATTTCAGATAAGTTGGAATCACTTTTTGAGGGAGCAAATATTATATCTGAGTGGAGAATTGTAAAGCCATTTTTTGTAAATGATAGAAGATACATGCTTTTTGGAATTCCTGATAAGGTCTTATTTAAAGCTAATAAGATATATGTTCTTGATTTTAAGAATGTTGACTTTAAAAACTCAAAAAATATTGAAAAATACAAATTTCAAATAAAGTTTTATATGTATCTTTTAAAAGATTTTGGTGTTCCAGAAAAGGGATATATTATTTCTACAAAAACAGGAGAATTTATAGAAGTTATCTTAGAAGAAAATTTTGAAGAAAAAATAAAAGCTGCAATTGAAAATTTTGAATCTTGCAAGAAGGTGAAAGCATGA
- the galE gene encoding UDP-glucose 4-epimerase GalE: MTVLVAGGAGYIGSHVCKMLKERGYDVVVIDNLSHGHKSFARYGEFVLGDISDENLLDLVFKTYKIDAVMHFCAYIEVGESVVDPYKYYQNNVSNTLTLLNSMLKHDVKYFIFSSTAAVYGMPQRIPIKEDDPKTPINPYGKSKYMIEQILDDFDRAYGLKSIRFRYFNAAGADESLEIGEAHEPETHLIPLILDAALSVRESIKIFGTDYETKDGTCIRDFVHVNDLADAHIKGLEYLMSEKKTDYFNLGSGSGFSVREVIEKVKEVTNVDFKVEEVDRRPGDPAYLIADNTKARKILGWEPKYDLEKIIQTAWNWHKILRKK; this comes from the coding sequence ATGACGGTACTAGTTGCAGGTGGAGCCGGCTACATAGGTTCACACGTGTGTAAGATGTTAAAAGAAAGAGGATATGATGTTGTAGTAATTGATAATCTTTCTCACGGGCATAAAAGTTTTGCAAGGTATGGAGAATTTGTTCTTGGGGATATTTCAGATGAAAATTTGTTGGACCTTGTATTTAAGACGTATAAAATAGATGCGGTAATGCATTTTTGTGCATATATCGAAGTGGGAGAGTCTGTTGTTGATCCTTATAAATATTATCAAAACAATGTTTCAAATACTCTTACTTTATTAAATTCAATGCTTAAGCATGATGTTAAGTATTTTATTTTTTCTTCTACTGCAGCTGTATATGGAATGCCTCAGAGAATACCGATTAAAGAGGATGATCCAAAAACGCCAATTAATCCATATGGTAAAAGTAAATATATGATTGAGCAGATCTTGGATGATTTTGATAGGGCATACGGTTTAAAAAGTATAAGGTTTAGATATTTTAACGCAGCAGGTGCAGATGAATCATTGGAAATTGGAGAAGCTCATGAGCCAGAAACTCACCTGATTCCTTTAATTTTAGATGCTGCACTTTCTGTAAGAGAAAGTATAAAAATTTTTGGAACGGACTATGAAACAAAAGATGGAACTTGTATAAGGGATTTTGTTCATGTAAATGATTTGGCTGATGCACACATTAAAGGCCTTGAGTATTTAATGAGTGAAAAGAAGACTGATTATTTTAATCTTGGAAGTGGTTCTGGGTTCTCGGTCCGTGAAGTTATTGAAAAAGTAAAAGAAGTTACAAACGTAGATTTTAAAGTTGAAGAAGTTGATAGAAGACCGGGAGATCCAGCATACCTTATTGCAGACAACACAAAAGCAAGAAAAATACTTGGATGGGAACCAAAATACGATCTTGAAAAGATTATTCAAACTGCATGGAATTGGCATAAAATTTTGAGGAAAAAGTGA
- the bcp gene encoding thioredoxin-dependent thiol peroxidase produces MEKAKNFCLPDKDGKMHCLEDFKGKWVVLYFYPKDNTSGCTREAKDFSQLKEEFEKLGAVVIGISKDSPKSHQKFVEKHFLSILLLSDEDHKVIEDYQAWGKKKMYGREYFGVIRSTFLIDPEGNIVKAWRNVKVKDHANEVLNTLKELL; encoded by the coding sequence ATGGAAAAAGCAAAGAATTTTTGTCTTCCTGACAAAGATGGAAAAATGCATTGTTTGGAAGATTTTAAAGGAAAATGGGTTGTATTGTATTTTTACCCAAAAGATAATACTTCAGGTTGTACAAGAGAGGCAAAAGATTTTTCGCAATTAAAAGAAGAATTTGAAAAATTAGGTGCAGTTGTTATTGGTATAAGTAAAGATAGTCCAAAATCACATCAAAAATTTGTTGAAAAACATTTTCTTTCTATTCTTCTTTTAAGTGATGAAGATCACAAAGTTATTGAGGACTATCAAGCTTGGGGAAAGAAAAAGATGTATGGAAGAGAGTATTTTGGAGTCATTCGCAGTACCTTTTTGATCGATCCTGAAGGAAATATAGTAAAGGCTTGGAGAAATGTGAAGGTAAAGGATCATGCAAATGAAGTTTTAAATACTTTAAAAGAGCTTTTGTAA
- a CDS encoding DUF445 domain-containing protein, producing MIKKLAKDILFWILLLTYIVSYNIYTNFNIPAFKIIGLLSIGGLVGYITNILAIWMLFNPKRKVFGFQGVIPKKRDEIANSTSKIIEEEFINPKSLREFIEKNKENFVNSIIEFLNSKELVIPPLKNITNDRELEKKITKFIFEKIDEEKIWNLIKEKSLSELNIDISEVLINNINNFLDDSSKEKVKEFLISKIKIPIIPIGSFVEPLIDKFFDDVKNDIQQKGKIYNNLKKTIEQKIINRKIEDLLTFEQFKSLITNLKTNIFDVTIKEISILLERKIDIKKLLNYLGLDIEKLLIDIFTKYENRIISLIEKFFEKISFKEIIKEKIESYSLEEMEEVTLKLAKRELRYVEIFGIPLGMLISIFQIIF from the coding sequence ATGATTAAAAAGCTTGCAAAAGATATTTTATTCTGGATCCTACTTTTAACTTACATAGTAAGTTACAATATATACACAAATTTTAATATACCTGCCTTTAAAATAATCGGACTTTTATCCATAGGAGGGCTTGTTGGGTATATAACAAATATTCTTGCAATATGGATGCTTTTTAACCCAAAAAGAAAAGTTTTTGGATTTCAAGGAGTTATTCCCAAAAAAAGGGATGAAATAGCAAATAGCACCTCAAAGATAATAGAAGAAGAGTTTATAAACCCAAAATCATTGCGTGAGTTTATAGAAAAAAACAAAGAAAACTTCGTAAATTCAATAATTGAATTTTTAAACTCAAAAGAACTAGTAATACCACCACTAAAGAATATAACAAACGACAGAGAATTAGAAAAAAAGATAACTAAATTCATTTTTGAAAAAATTGACGAAGAAAAGATCTGGAATTTAATAAAAGAAAAAAGTTTATCTGAACTCAACATTGATATATCAGAGGTTTTAATTAACAACATTAATAATTTTCTAGATGATTCTTCAAAGGAAAAAGTAAAAGAATTTCTAATTTCAAAGATTAAAATTCCAATTATTCCTATAGGCTCTTTTGTTGAACCATTGATTGATAAATTCTTTGATGATGTTAAAAACGACATCCAACAAAAAGGTAAGATCTATAACAATTTAAAGAAAACTATAGAACAAAAGATTATCAATAGAAAAATAGAAGATCTTTTAACATTTGAACAATTTAAAAGCCTTATCACCAACCTAAAAACTAACATCTTTGATGTCACAATTAAAGAAATTTCGATTCTATTAGAAAGAAAAATAGACATAAAAAAACTATTAAACTATCTTGGCCTTGACATAGAAAAATTGTTAATAGATATTTTTACAAAATATGAAAATAGAATAATTAGTCTAATTGAAAAATTCTTTGAAAAAATATCTTTCAAAGAAATAATAAAGGAAAAGATAGAAAGCTATTCATTGGAAGAGATGGAAGAAGTTACACTAAAGCTTGCAAAAAGGGAATTAAGATACGTAGAAATTTTTGGAATACCACTTGGAATGCTTATAAGTATCTTTCAAATAATTTTTTAA